The following proteins are co-located in the Colletotrichum lupini chromosome 4, complete sequence genome:
- a CDS encoding ABC-2 type transporter, with translation MTTSDEAGIEMVSTDRFSGSSSSTAADDTQREIEQLARQVTNASHIHDADTNYDVLNPPKNSRLDPNSSTFDSVVWMRAFIHLFESDPSSAPNRSAGVAFRDLNVFGYSSGTQYQKSTGNIALSMVSDLVGLATGRSKRRIDILRDFEGLVEPGEMLLVLGPPGSGCSTLLKTLAGQTEGLNVAQDSYMNFRGIEPKRMHDWFRGDVLYNAEVDVHLAPLSVGDTLEFAARARVPSRVPGNLTGQQFARIMRDVMMAAFGITHTVNTKVGDDYVRGVSGGERKRVSIVEAALTGAKFQCWDNSTRGLDSGNAIAFCRNLRTQSDLVRVASVVAIYQAPQSAYDLFDKVTVVYEGRQIFFGKIGEAKRYFEELGFQCPERQTVPDFLTSMTSPNERKTRPGHEHRAPRTSEEFAARWKASNQHAGLMADIAAYDSNHSSKDRLEAFQDSIKAERSSWQRLKSPYMITYPSQVKLCLWRGWKRLVADPEFTLSSLVFNIIVGFVLGSMFFNLRQDSGTFYYRGGLIFFALLFNAFASEMEVLTLYTQRPVIEKHNRYALYHQSAEAISSYITELPYKITNVFTFNSILYFMANLNREPGPFFFFCLVSFLVLLAMSGIYRTMASLARTSHQAMVPVTLVTIGVMMYAGFTVPTTYMQGWSRWMGYVNPLSYAFEALMANEFHGRQFLCAGLVPSGPGYDDLSISGRTCAVVGAVPGSDMINGDRYIEQSFGYFNDNKWRNVGILCAYVVVFFITYIITAEYAKPPKSEGEVLVFRRGKVPPAMDQKALADEETQSRNVTLTEKVHAMPTDEMLEKRPRPSECGKPIFHWEDICYDVKIKDQNRRILDFVDGWVQPGVITALMGASGAGKTTLLDALAARITMGVISGDTMVNGQTTDRSFPNRVGYVQQQDVHLDTMTVREALEFSALLRQNAETPREAKLAYIDEVIELLDMRDFIDAVIGVPGQGLNVEQRKRLTIGVELAARPQLLVFLDEPTSGLDSQTSWAICDLIEKLAKSGQAILCTIHQPSAMLFARFDRLLLLQRGGKTVYFGDIGKNAKTMIDYLERNGASPCPPDANPAEWMLNATTLSEDGPNWYEIWRSSPEYREVKNELGILRQQAQDKPIERIGDDNVADQEFASSFWTQFKHVFLRTARHFWRSPVYIWSKLTLTILLALYIGFTFKSDNSLQGLQNQLYAFFMCLTTVNEFSKQIMPMFIPQRALYEVRERPSRVYRWTTYFLSNIAIEMIWNTIAAVIFFFCWYYPAKFYRNTTPEDVTIRGFTVFLFIWMFFLWVSTFSQLAIAAIETADLASIPASLFAILCMSFCGVGVIRADLPAIWSDFMYWVSPMTYLVSGALSTCLHGSKVVCTAKEIVSVPTPMNMTCGEFLGPFVQRAGGYLVDAAATQTCGYCRMNTTDDYLATFEINYDDRWRNFGLLWVYVVFNVVAACGLYWLVRVPKGQGVERK, from the exons ATGACAACAAGTGATGAGGCCGGCATCGAGATGGTGTCGACCGATCGATTCTCGGGATCTTCATCATCGACAGCAGCCGACGACACGCAAAGAGAAATCGAACAACTAGCACGCCAAGTCACAAACGCATCACACATCCACGATGCCGACACGAACTACGATGTCTTGAACCCACCCAAGAACAGCCGCCTCGACCCAAATTCCTCGACCTTTGACAGCGTAGTATGGATGCGGGCCTTCATTCACCTCTTCGAATCAGACCCCAGCTCAGCACCCAACAGGAGCGCAGGCGTTGCCTTTCGAGACCTTAATGTCTTTGGATATAGCTCTGGGACACAGTACCAGAAAAGCACGGGCAATATTGCGTTGAGTATGGTATCTGATCTTGTTGGCCTTGCCACGGGGAGGTCGAAGAGACGGATCGATATCCTGCGAGACTTTGAAGGCCTTGTTGAGCCTGGTGAAATGCTGCTTGTACTTGGCCCGCCTGGATCGGGGTGTTCTACTCTTCTCAAGACGTTGGCTGGTCAGACTGAAGGTTTGAACGTCGCCCAAGACTCGTACATGAACTTCCGGG GAATCGAACCAAAGCGCATGCACGACTGGTTCCGCGGCGACGTCCTCTACAACGCCGAGGTAGATGTCCACCTCGCGCCCCTATCCGTAGGCGACACCCTCGAATTCGCCGCCCGCGCGCGAGTACCCTCCCGCGTACCCGGAAATCTCACGGGCCAACAGTTCGCGCGCATCATGCGCGACGTGATGATGGCGGCCTTTGGCATCACGCACACTGTCAACACCAAAGTGGGCGACGATTACGTGCGCGGGGTCTCGGGCGGCGAGCGCAAGCGTGTGAGCATCGTCGAGGCGGCGCTGACCGGTGCCAAGTTCCAGTGCTGGGATAATAGCACGCGCGGACTGGATAGCGGGAACGCGATTGCGTTTTGTCGGAATTTGAGGACGCAGAGTGATTTGGTAAGGGTTGCGTCTGTTGTGGCGATCTATCAAGCGCCGCAGTCTGCGTATGAT CTGTTTGATAAGGTGACGGTGGTGTATGAGGGGAGGCAGATCTTCTTCGGCAAGATTGGTGAAGCGAAGCGGTACTTTGAGGAGCTTGGCTTTCAGT GCCCCGAACGGCAAACCGTCCCAGACTTCCTCACGTCGATGACGTCTCCGAACGAAAGAAAGACCCGACCAGGCCACGAACACCGCGCCCCTCGAACTTCTGAAGAGTTTGCCGCGAGATGGAAAGCATCCAACCAGCACGCAGGCCTGATGGCAGACATCGCAGCTTACGATAGCAATCACTCTTCAAAGGACCGCCTCGAAGCGTTCCAGGACAGCATCAAAGCTGAGAGAAGTTCATGGCAACGACTCAAGTCGCCTTACATGATCACATATCCGAGTCAAGTCAAGCTATGTCTTTGGCGCGGGTGGAAGCGTCTGGTTGCCGATCCCGAGTTCACGCTGTCTTCTCTAGTATTCAACATCATTGTTGGCTTTGTGCTCGGAAGCATGTTCTTCAACTTGAGGCAGGATTCGGGGACGTTTTACTATCGTGGTGGGCTCATCTTCTTTGCTCTATTGTTCAATGCTTTTGCTAGTGAAATGGAG GTCCTCACATTATACACTCAAAGACCCGTCATCGAGAAGCACAATCGATACGCCCTCTACCACCAGTCCGCGGAAGCTATCTCAAGCTACATCACCGAGTTACCATACAAGATCACCAACGTTTTCACGTTCAACTCGATTCTCTACTTCATGGCAAACTTGAACCGCGAGCCCGGgcccttctttttcttctgcCTCGTCTCCTTTCTGGTGCTCCTCGCCATGTCGGGCATCTATCGCACCATGGCATCCCTCGCACGCACTTCACATCAAGCCATGGTCCCCGTCACTCTCGTCACTATCGGCGTAATGATGTATGCCGGCTTCACAGTACCAACAACGTACATGCAGGGGTGGTCGCGCTGGATGGGCTATGTCAACCCGCTCTCTTATGCGTTCGAGGCGCTCATGGCCAATGAGTTTCATGGTCGCCAGTTCCTATGCGCTGGGCTCGTGCCGTCTGGCCCTGGCTATGATGATCTCTCTATATCTGGTCGCACCTGCGCTGTTGTGGGCGCCGTACCGGGCTCAGATATGATAAATGGCGATAGGTATATCGAGCAATCTTTTGGGTACTTCAACGATAATAAGTGGAG GAACGTCGGCATTCTGTGTGCATACGTCGTGGTATTCTTCATCACGTACATCATCACTGCCGAGTACGCCAAGCCACCCAAGAGCGAAGGCGAAGTTCTTGTCTTCCGACGTGGCAAAGTACCTCCCGCGATGGACCAGAAAGCCCTAGCAGACGAAGAAACTCAATCCCGCAATGTGACTCTGACCGAGAAAGTTCATGCCATGCCGACAGATGAGATGTTGGAGAAAAGACCAAGACCGAGTGAGTGCGGTAAGCCAATCTTCCACTGGGAAGATATCTGCTACGACGTCAAGATCAAAGACCAGAACCGGCGCATCTTGGATTTCGTGGACGGCTGGGTCCAGCCAGGTGTTATCACAGCTCTCATG GGCGCCTCTGGTGCTGGTAAAACAACACTACTCGACGCTCTCGCGGCTCGAATCACCATGGGCGTGATATCCGGCGACACCATGGTCAACGGCCAAACGACAGACAGATCATTCCCAAACCGCGTTGGGTATGTCCAGCAGCAAGACGTCCACTTGGACACCATGACCGTTCGAGAGGCCCTCGAGTTCAGTGCATTGCTGCGTCAAAATGCCGAAACCCCTCGCGAGGCAAAGTTGGCGTACATTGACGAGGTAATTGAGCTGCTCGACATGCGCGACTTTATAGATGCAGTGATCGGAGTCCCTGGGCAGGGGCTTAACGTTGAACAGCGCAAACGTTTGACGATCGGAGTCGAGCTCGCTGCTAGGCCGCAGTTGTTAGTCTTTCTGGATGAACCTACTTCGGGGCTTGATTCTCAGACGTCTTGGGCGATCTGCGACCTGATCGAAAAACTTGCAAAGAGCGGCCAGGCGATTCTATGTACTATCCACCAGCCGTCTGCCATGCTTTTTGCCCGTTTCGATAGGTTGCTTTTGCTACAACGCGGGGGAAAGACTGTATATTTTGGAG ATATTGGCAAGAACGCCAAGACGATGATTGATTACCTCGAACGCAACGGCGCATCGCCATGCCCTCCTGATGCCAACCCCGCAGAGTGGATGCTGAATGCTACCACGCTTTCCGAGGACGGACCGAATTGGTATGAGATTTGGCGCTCATCTCCAGAATACCGCGAGGTGAAGAATGAGCTTGGTATTCTGCGTCAGCAGGCCCAAGACAAGCCCATAGAACGGATCGGAGATGATAATGTCGCCGACCAGGAGTTTGCCTCGTCGTTCTGGACTCAGTTCAAACATGTCTTTCTCCGTACAGCAAGGCACTTTTGGAGGTCTCCTGTGTACATCTGGTCCAAGCTTACTTTAACTATTCTTCTG GCGCTCTACATTGGATTCACGTTCAAGTCGGACAATAGCTTGCAAGGCCTGCAGAACCAACTTTACGCCTTCTTCATGTGCCTCACGACTGTCAACGAGTTCAGCAAGCAGATCATGCCCATGTTCATTCCACAGAGAGCTCTTTACGAAGTACGAGAGAGGCCGTCTCGCGTCTATCGATGGACCA CATACTTCCTCTCTAACATCGCAATCGAGATGATCTGGAACACCATCGCCGCAGTCATATTCTTCTTCTGCTGGTACTATCCAGCCAAATTCTACCGCAACACCACCCCCGAAGACGTCACGATCCGCGGCTTCACCGTCTTCCTCTTCATCTGGATGTTCTTCCTCTGGGTCAGCACATTCTCCCAGCTCGCCATCGCTGCAATCGAGACAGCAGACCTAGCCAGCATCCCAGCCAGCTTGTTTGCCATCCTCTGCATGTCTTTTTGCGGCGTGGGCGTCATTCGCGCCGACCTACCCGCCATATGGAGCGACTTCATGTACTGGGTCAGTCCCATGACGTATCTCGTAAGTGGTGCGCTGTCGACTTGTCTGCATGGCTCCAAGGTCGTTTGTACGGCAAAGGAGATCGTGTCTGTTCCGACTCCGATGAACATGACGTGCGGCGAATTTCTGGGCCCCTTTGTTCAGCGCGCTGGTGGATATTTGGTGGATGCTGCGGCGACGCAGACGTGTGGGTACTGTCGTATGAATACCACGGATGATTATCTTGCGACTTTCGAGATAAATTACGACGATAGATGGAGGAACTTTGGGCTTTTGTGGGTGTATGTTGTGTTCAATGTTGTTGCAGCGTGTGGTCTCTACTGGCTCGTTAGGGTGCCGAAGGGGCAAGGGGTTGAACGGAAGTGA